In the Perca flavescens isolate YP-PL-M2 chromosome 20, PFLA_1.0, whole genome shotgun sequence genome, one interval contains:
- the sav1 gene encoding protein salvador homolog 1 isoform X2, with amino-acid sequence MYPLAEDLMPSFIRHGPTIPRRTEVPLPDMGPSAYPVAPTREPVVSRNKSFLRAPVQRPPHEVARRESHRMSAPPYLPRSQGDLSPEYGGSSQSFLTDVSPMSENGDAARYYYPSEPYYDNQQHQQQQHHQQRQPRRVPDRFTEDYRYYDHNEHKFQILPQQHTPPAQSRPPSGIGRIQAKSLGNLSGLGEDLPLPGGWTVDWTIRGRKYYIDHNTNTTHWSHPLEREGLPPGWEKVESAEFGVYYVDHINKRAQYRHPCAPSVPRYDQPPPLPPPVTYQPRPAERNQPVLVPANPYHTAEIPDWLQVYARAPLKYDHILKWELFQLADLDTYQGMLKLLFMKELEHIVKSYEAYRQALLSEVEARKQRQQWYAQQPNKNFIGNV; translated from the exons ATGTATCCGCTTGCAGAGG ATCTTATGCCTTCATTCATCCGTCATGGACCCACTATTCCCAGACGCACAGAGGTCCCTCTGCCAGATATGGGGCCCTCTGCCTACCCTGTGGCACCCACCCGGGAGCCAGTGGTGTCCCGCAACAAGAGCTTTCTCCGTGCCCCTGTGCAGAGGCCTCCTCATGAGGTGGCCCGCAGAGAGAGCCACCGCATGTCAGCACCTCCATACCTGCCTCGCAGCCAGGGAGACCTGTCTCCCGAGTACGGAGGCTCCTCACAGTCCTTCCTCACAGACGTGAGCCCCATGTCTGAGAATGGAGATGCTGCCCGGTATTACTACCCCTCTGAACCTTATTATGACAACCAGCAgcaccaacagcagcagcatcatcaGCAACGCCAGCCCAGGAGGGTCCCGGACCGCTTTACTGAGGACTATAGATACTATGATCACAATGAACACAAATTCCAAATACTGCCACAACAACACACTCCTCCAGCTCAAAGCAGACCTCCTTCAG gcATAGGTCGAATACAGGCCAAGTCCCTTGGGAACCTCTCCGGTCTCGGAGAGGACCTCCCCCTTCCGGGCGGCTGGACCGTTGACTGGACCATCCGTGGCAGGAAGTACTACATTGACCACAACACGAACACTACACACTGGAGCCACCCTCTGGAGAGGGAAGGGCTCCCTCCGGGCTGGGAAAAGGTGGAGTCGGCTGAGTTTGGGGTCTACTATGTGGATCACATCAACAAGAGGGCACAGTATCGACACCCCTGTGCTCCGAG TGTGCCTCGCTATGATCAGCCTCCACCATTACCGCCTCCTGTGACCTATCAGCCACGCCCTGCCGAGAGGAACCAGCCGGTGCTGGTGCCAGCTAACCCGTACCACACAGCAGAGATCCCAGACTGGCTGCAGGTGTACGCCCGTGCCCCACTCAA GTATGACCACATCTTGAAGTGGGAGTTGTTCCAGCTGGCAGACTTGGACACGTATCAGGGAATGCTGAAGCTGCTCTTCATGAAGGAGCTGGAACACATCGTCAAATCCTACGAGGCGTACCGGCAGGCGCTGCTGTCTGAGGTGGAGGCTCGCAAACAGCGGCAGCAGTGGTACGCCCAGCAGCCCAACAAGAACTTCATTGGGAACGTGTGA
- the sav1 gene encoding protein salvador homolog 1 isoform X4, with protein MLSRKKSKNEASKPAEVHGKYMKKETSPLLRNLMPSFIRHGPTIPRRTEVPLPDMGPSAYPVAPTREPVVSRNKSFLRAPVQRPPHEVARRESHRMSAPPYLPRSQGDLSPEYGGSSQSFLTDVSPMSENGDAARYYYPSEPYYDNQQHQQQQHHQQRQPRRVPDRFTEDYRYYDHNEHKFQILPQQHTPPAQSRPPSGIGRIQAKSLGNLSGLGEDLPLPGGWTVDWTIRGRKYYIDHNTNTTHWSHPLEREGLPPGWEKVESAEFGVYYVDHINKRAQYRHPCAPSVPRYDQPPPLPPPVTYQPRPAERNQPVLVPANPYHTAEIPDWLQVYARAPLKVSLLLCLSSATRAMCCRVLLCAVGMTTS; from the exons ATGCTCTCacgaaagaaaagtaaaaacgAAGCGTCGAAACCAGCCGAGGTACATGGGAAATATATGAAGAAGGAAACGTCGCCGCTCCTGAGAA ATCTTATGCCTTCATTCATCCGTCATGGACCCACTATTCCCAGACGCACAGAGGTCCCTCTGCCAGATATGGGGCCCTCTGCCTACCCTGTGGCACCCACCCGGGAGCCAGTGGTGTCCCGCAACAAGAGCTTTCTCCGTGCCCCTGTGCAGAGGCCTCCTCATGAGGTGGCCCGCAGAGAGAGCCACCGCATGTCAGCACCTCCATACCTGCCTCGCAGCCAGGGAGACCTGTCTCCCGAGTACGGAGGCTCCTCACAGTCCTTCCTCACAGACGTGAGCCCCATGTCTGAGAATGGAGATGCTGCCCGGTATTACTACCCCTCTGAACCTTATTATGACAACCAGCAgcaccaacagcagcagcatcatcaGCAACGCCAGCCCAGGAGGGTCCCGGACCGCTTTACTGAGGACTATAGATACTATGATCACAATGAACACAAATTCCAAATACTGCCACAACAACACACTCCTCCAGCTCAAAGCAGACCTCCTTCAG gcATAGGTCGAATACAGGCCAAGTCCCTTGGGAACCTCTCCGGTCTCGGAGAGGACCTCCCCCTTCCGGGCGGCTGGACCGTTGACTGGACCATCCGTGGCAGGAAGTACTACATTGACCACAACACGAACACTACACACTGGAGCCACCCTCTGGAGAGGGAAGGGCTCCCTCCGGGCTGGGAAAAGGTGGAGTCGGCTGAGTTTGGGGTCTACTATGTGGATCACATCAACAAGAGGGCACAGTATCGACACCCCTGTGCTCCGAG TGTGCCTCGCTATGATCAGCCTCCACCATTACCGCCTCCTGTGACCTATCAGCCACGCCCTGCCGAGAGGAACCAGCCGGTGCTGGTGCCAGCTAACCCGTACCACACAGCAGAGATCCCAGACTGGCTGCAGGTGTACGCCCGTGCCCCACTCAA GGTTTCCCTGCTCCTCTGTCTATCCTCTGCTACAAGAGCAATGTGCTGCAGAGTGCTGCTTTGTGCTGTCG GTATGACCACATCTTGA
- the sav1 gene encoding protein salvador homolog 1 isoform X1, with protein MLSRKKSKNEASKPAEVHGKYMKKETSPLLRNLMPSFIRHGPTIPRRTEVPLPDMGPSAYPVAPTREPVVSRNKSFLRAPVQRPPHEVARRESHRMSAPPYLPRSQGDLSPEYGGSSQSFLTDVSPMSENGDAARYYYPSEPYYDNQQHQQQQHHQQRQPRRVPDRFTEDYRYYDHNEHKFQILPQQHTPPAQSRPPSGIGRIQAKSLGNLSGLGEDLPLPGGWTVDWTIRGRKYYIDHNTNTTHWSHPLEREGLPPGWEKVESAEFGVYYVDHINKRAQYRHPCAPSVPRYDQPPPLPPPVTYQPRPAERNQPVLVPANPYHTAEIPDWLQVYARAPLKYDHILKWELFQLADLDTYQGMLKLLFMKELEHIVKSYEAYRQALLSEVEARKQRQQWYAQQPNKNFIGNV; from the exons ATGCTCTCacgaaagaaaagtaaaaacgAAGCGTCGAAACCAGCCGAGGTACATGGGAAATATATGAAGAAGGAAACGTCGCCGCTCCTGAGAA ATCTTATGCCTTCATTCATCCGTCATGGACCCACTATTCCCAGACGCACAGAGGTCCCTCTGCCAGATATGGGGCCCTCTGCCTACCCTGTGGCACCCACCCGGGAGCCAGTGGTGTCCCGCAACAAGAGCTTTCTCCGTGCCCCTGTGCAGAGGCCTCCTCATGAGGTGGCCCGCAGAGAGAGCCACCGCATGTCAGCACCTCCATACCTGCCTCGCAGCCAGGGAGACCTGTCTCCCGAGTACGGAGGCTCCTCACAGTCCTTCCTCACAGACGTGAGCCCCATGTCTGAGAATGGAGATGCTGCCCGGTATTACTACCCCTCTGAACCTTATTATGACAACCAGCAgcaccaacagcagcagcatcatcaGCAACGCCAGCCCAGGAGGGTCCCGGACCGCTTTACTGAGGACTATAGATACTATGATCACAATGAACACAAATTCCAAATACTGCCACAACAACACACTCCTCCAGCTCAAAGCAGACCTCCTTCAG gcATAGGTCGAATACAGGCCAAGTCCCTTGGGAACCTCTCCGGTCTCGGAGAGGACCTCCCCCTTCCGGGCGGCTGGACCGTTGACTGGACCATCCGTGGCAGGAAGTACTACATTGACCACAACACGAACACTACACACTGGAGCCACCCTCTGGAGAGGGAAGGGCTCCCTCCGGGCTGGGAAAAGGTGGAGTCGGCTGAGTTTGGGGTCTACTATGTGGATCACATCAACAAGAGGGCACAGTATCGACACCCCTGTGCTCCGAG TGTGCCTCGCTATGATCAGCCTCCACCATTACCGCCTCCTGTGACCTATCAGCCACGCCCTGCCGAGAGGAACCAGCCGGTGCTGGTGCCAGCTAACCCGTACCACACAGCAGAGATCCCAGACTGGCTGCAGGTGTACGCCCGTGCCCCACTCAA GTATGACCACATCTTGAAGTGGGAGTTGTTCCAGCTGGCAGACTTGGACACGTATCAGGGAATGCTGAAGCTGCTCTTCATGAAGGAGCTGGAACACATCGTCAAATCCTACGAGGCGTACCGGCAGGCGCTGCTGTCTGAGGTGGAGGCTCGCAAACAGCGGCAGCAGTGGTACGCCCAGCAGCCCAACAAGAACTTCATTGGGAACGTGTGA
- the sav1 gene encoding protein salvador homolog 1 isoform X3 yields the protein MPSFIRHGPTIPRRTEVPLPDMGPSAYPVAPTREPVVSRNKSFLRAPVQRPPHEVARRESHRMSAPPYLPRSQGDLSPEYGGSSQSFLTDVSPMSENGDAARYYYPSEPYYDNQQHQQQQHHQQRQPRRVPDRFTEDYRYYDHNEHKFQILPQQHTPPAQSRPPSGIGRIQAKSLGNLSGLGEDLPLPGGWTVDWTIRGRKYYIDHNTNTTHWSHPLEREGLPPGWEKVESAEFGVYYVDHINKRAQYRHPCAPSVPRYDQPPPLPPPVTYQPRPAERNQPVLVPANPYHTAEIPDWLQVYARAPLKYDHILKWELFQLADLDTYQGMLKLLFMKELEHIVKSYEAYRQALLSEVEARKQRQQWYAQQPNKNFIGNV from the exons ATGCCTTCATTCATCCGTCATGGACCCACTATTCCCAGACGCACAGAGGTCCCTCTGCCAGATATGGGGCCCTCTGCCTACCCTGTGGCACCCACCCGGGAGCCAGTGGTGTCCCGCAACAAGAGCTTTCTCCGTGCCCCTGTGCAGAGGCCTCCTCATGAGGTGGCCCGCAGAGAGAGCCACCGCATGTCAGCACCTCCATACCTGCCTCGCAGCCAGGGAGACCTGTCTCCCGAGTACGGAGGCTCCTCACAGTCCTTCCTCACAGACGTGAGCCCCATGTCTGAGAATGGAGATGCTGCCCGGTATTACTACCCCTCTGAACCTTATTATGACAACCAGCAgcaccaacagcagcagcatcatcaGCAACGCCAGCCCAGGAGGGTCCCGGACCGCTTTACTGAGGACTATAGATACTATGATCACAATGAACACAAATTCCAAATACTGCCACAACAACACACTCCTCCAGCTCAAAGCAGACCTCCTTCAG gcATAGGTCGAATACAGGCCAAGTCCCTTGGGAACCTCTCCGGTCTCGGAGAGGACCTCCCCCTTCCGGGCGGCTGGACCGTTGACTGGACCATCCGTGGCAGGAAGTACTACATTGACCACAACACGAACACTACACACTGGAGCCACCCTCTGGAGAGGGAAGGGCTCCCTCCGGGCTGGGAAAAGGTGGAGTCGGCTGAGTTTGGGGTCTACTATGTGGATCACATCAACAAGAGGGCACAGTATCGACACCCCTGTGCTCCGAG TGTGCCTCGCTATGATCAGCCTCCACCATTACCGCCTCCTGTGACCTATCAGCCACGCCCTGCCGAGAGGAACCAGCCGGTGCTGGTGCCAGCTAACCCGTACCACACAGCAGAGATCCCAGACTGGCTGCAGGTGTACGCCCGTGCCCCACTCAA GTATGACCACATCTTGAAGTGGGAGTTGTTCCAGCTGGCAGACTTGGACACGTATCAGGGAATGCTGAAGCTGCTCTTCATGAAGGAGCTGGAACACATCGTCAAATCCTACGAGGCGTACCGGCAGGCGCTGCTGTCTGAGGTGGAGGCTCGCAAACAGCGGCAGCAGTGGTACGCCCAGCAGCCCAACAAGAACTTCATTGGGAACGTGTGA